One window of Macrococcus sp. 19Msa1099 genomic DNA carries:
- a CDS encoding helix-turn-helix transcriptional regulator, which produces MIKIKLDEVLKERGVSLTELSKAVDVTIANLSILKTGKAKAVRFSTLEAICDYLDCQPGDIIVNEKKVSE; this is translated from the coding sequence ATGATCAAAATAAAGTTAGATGAAGTATTAAAAGAGCGAGGTGTTTCTTTAACTGAATTATCAAAGGCGGTTGATGTTACAATCGCAAATCTATCCATATTAAAGACTGGAAAAGCAAAGGCAGTTCGTTTTAGCACTTTAGAAGCAATATGCGACTATCTTGATTGTCAGCCTGGTGATATTATTGTCAATGAAAAGAAGGTATCTGAGTAA
- the merA gene encoding hypothiocyanous acid reductase MerA: MKNYDLLILGFGKGGKTLAKAASSLGKKVAVVEQSKKMYGGTCINIGCIPSKTLVHEGLHHKSFNQAFERKDEVVSALNEKNYHNLADDENITILDYTAKFKSNTEVYLLDNQDNVVDTLTADKIVINTGATPVIPDIQGIKESKYLYDSTGIMNLSKQPKRLIIIGGGYISLEFASMFSNFGTEVTVLEASDKLMVKEDEEIVSHVIKDLEDKGIKFELSVQTKKFEDKDNYTVVKTNKGDFEADAVLLAVGRTPNTDLNLENTDITLGERGEIKVNSQLQTSVEDIYAIGDVKGGMQFTYISLDDFRIVKDKLYGTGTRTTENRGAVPYTVFIDPPLSRVGLTAKEAKDRGYNIKVGRLPVNSIPRHKVNDDARGLFKVVIDETTNKILGATLYGSQSEEIINIIKLAIDQNLDYSVLRDNIYTHPTMIESFNDLFNV, encoded by the coding sequence ATGAAAAATTATGATTTATTAATTTTAGGTTTTGGTAAAGGTGGTAAAACACTCGCAAAAGCAGCTTCATCTCTAGGAAAAAAAGTGGCAGTTGTTGAGCAGTCAAAAAAAATGTATGGTGGCACATGTATCAATATCGGATGTATACCATCTAAAACATTGGTACACGAAGGTTTACATCATAAATCATTCAATCAGGCATTTGAGCGCAAGGACGAAGTTGTATCTGCCCTTAATGAAAAAAATTATCATAATTTAGCAGATGATGAAAATATAACAATATTAGATTACACGGCTAAATTTAAATCCAATACTGAAGTATATTTATTAGATAATCAAGATAACGTTGTAGATACATTAACAGCAGACAAAATTGTCATAAATACCGGTGCAACTCCTGTTATTCCTGATATTCAGGGGATTAAAGAATCGAAATACTTATATGATTCCACAGGAATTATGAATCTAAGCAAACAACCGAAACGACTAATCATTATCGGTGGCGGCTATATTTCATTGGAATTTGCTTCTATGTTTTCTAATTTCGGCACAGAAGTTACCGTGTTAGAAGCTAGTGACAAACTAATGGTAAAAGAAGATGAGGAAATCGTATCACATGTAATTAAAGATTTAGAGGATAAGGGTATAAAATTCGAGCTTAGTGTTCAAACCAAAAAATTTGAAGATAAAGATAATTATACAGTCGTCAAAACAAACAAAGGAGACTTTGAAGCTGATGCGGTACTGCTTGCAGTTGGCAGAACACCAAACACAGATTTAAATTTAGAAAATACAGATATTACATTAGGAGAACGCGGAGAAATAAAAGTTAACAGTCAGTTACAAACATCTGTTGAAGATATCTATGCTATTGGAGATGTTAAAGGTGGAATGCAATTCACTTATATTTCACTAGATGATTTTAGAATTGTTAAAGATAAATTATACGGTACAGGTACCCGTACTACTGAAAATAGAGGTGCTGTACCCTATACTGTATTTATAGATCCACCTCTATCTCGTGTGGGATTGACTGCTAAAGAAGCAAAGGATAGAGGCTATAATATTAAAGTAGGCAGACTTCCAGTAAATAGTATACCGCGCCATAAAGTTAACGATGATGCTAGAGGTTTATTCAAAGTTGTGATAGATGAAACAACTAATAAAATACTTGGCGCTACATTATATGGTTCTCAATCCGAGGAGATCATTAATATAATAAAGTTAGCAATTGATCAAAACCTTGATTATTCAGTTTTAAGAGATAATATATATACTCACCCAACCATGATTGAGTCGTTTAATGATCTATTCAATGTTTAA
- a CDS encoding Rrf2 family transcriptional regulator yields MAFINQQFNIAIHVLVFLGKHSNEQFSSLELCESVCVHPVQLRKVMRLLSFNKLVETRYGKKGGYRAIDDCLNISLAKLFMIFRDVDNDTRIFTGKEDSDCKISRSMRTTMYNFSVKEYDLLKEYYKNIYIGDILADINEDNTNEKKNLIHS; encoded by the coding sequence GTGGCTTTTATCAATCAACAGTTTAATATAGCTATTCATGTATTAGTATTTCTAGGTAAACATAGTAATGAACAGTTCTCGAGCCTGGAGCTATGTGAATCAGTCTGTGTACATCCTGTTCAGTTACGCAAGGTGATGCGTTTATTAAGTTTTAACAAATTAGTAGAAACAAGATACGGTAAAAAAGGTGGGTATAGAGCTATAGATGATTGTTTAAATATATCCTTAGCTAAATTATTCATGATATTTAGAGATGTAGATAATGACACTCGTATTTTTACTGGAAAAGAAGATAGTGACTGTAAAATATCAAGAAGTATGAGAACAACAATGTATAATTTTTCTGTAAAAGAATACGATCTATTAAAAGAATATTACAAAAATATTTATATAGGAGATATATTAGCAGATATCAATGAGGACAATACTAATGAAAAAAAGAATTTAATCCATAGTTAA
- a CDS encoding Hsp20/alpha crystallin family protein, giving the protein MAYELDRFNNSLLDMTPSSLFRDFSKQFFNTLPDMQSMKTDIEEKDDQYEMTVELPGYTKDSLDISYNNGYLTIKAENNIINESTDEEGKMIQKERSYSNMQRAYALSNVDSDNIQASFKDGVLKITLPKIEKTIKKSIEIKEG; this is encoded by the coding sequence ATGGCTTATGAATTAGATCGTTTTAATAACAGTTTATTAGATATGACACCAAGCTCATTATTCAGAGATTTTAGCAAGCAATTCTTTAATACTCTACCAGATATGCAAAGTATGAAGACTGACATCGAAGAAAAAGATGATCAATATGAAATGACAGTCGAATTACCTGGTTATACAAAGGACTCACTTGATATTTCGTATAATAATGGTTATCTAACAATCAAAGCAGAAAATAACATTATAAATGAATCAACAGATGAAGAAGGTAAGATGATCCAGAAAGAAAGATCATACAGCAACATGCAACGTGCGTATGCACTAAGTAATGTCGATAGCGACAATATCCAAGCTTCCTTTAAAGACGGTGTCTTAAAAATAACATTACCTAAGATAGAAAAGACTATTAAAAAGTCAATTGAAATTAAAGAAGGATAG
- a CDS encoding helix-turn-helix transcriptional regulator, with product MDNITVAEALRWHRENLDYSAKEVAAHINVTPSIYSKIESGNRLVTVPEFKRIAELFGMTMEELCVIPSRKKR from the coding sequence ATGGACAATATTACAGTTGCTGAGGCACTAAGGTGGCATAGAGAGAACCTAGACTATAGTGCGAAGGAAGTTGCCGCGCATATCAATGTGACCCCGTCGATCTATTCGAAGATTGAAAGCGGCAATCGCCTCGTGACGGTCCCAGAGTTTAAGCGTATAGCAGAATTGTTTGGCATGACGATGGAAGAACTATGTGTAATACCAAGCAGAAAGAAGAGATAG
- a CDS encoding metalloregulator ArsR/SmtB family transcription factor: MENVKILKALAHPTRLHILSLLKSPAQSFTACNNLDKDAVGICVQEMTIVLNISQSTTSQHLSILHDAGLLTSTKIGKYTYFKRNETIIQQFADFVSKEI; this comes from the coding sequence ATGGAAAATGTAAAAATATTAAAAGCGCTAGCTCACCCTACGCGCCTACACATCTTGTCGCTCTTAAAATCGCCAGCGCAGTCATTTACTGCTTGTAACAATCTAGATAAAGATGCAGTGGGCATCTGTGTGCAAGAAATGACAATCGTTTTAAATATTTCTCAGTCGACGACATCACAGCACCTTTCAATATTGCACGATGCCGGCCTCTTAACTTCAACAAAGATCGGGAAATATACTTACTTTAAAAGGAATGAAACGATAATCCAGCAGTTCGCTGATTTTGTCTCAAAAGAAATATAG
- a CDS encoding NtaA/DmoA family FMN-dependent monooxygenase (This protein belongs to a clade of FMN-dependent monooxygenases, within a broader family of flavin-dependent oxidoreductases, the luciferase-like monooxygenase (LMM) family, some of whose members use coenzyme F420 rather than FMN.), whose translation MKNTNKQMLLGLGFTGAFGANAKAWKSEGVDIHTYPDIQADIRYAQMAEQGKFQFIFVGDFPGAVPNDHAQVPSMSLEPIITSTAILQQTKHIGVASTVHTQWNYPYTVARQFKGIDLMSGGRIAWNAVTGSSQDVADNFGVNLMDRKSRYENHYEFVEAVQQFWGTWGEDALKADKASGVFADYRKVNPAYISGKHVQANGALAIPPSPQGQPVIFHSGGSPDSIAFAGRYASAMIGEVWTIEQGVATRNALRQAAIDAGRNPDEIKFIAGLMPVIADSRREALDRHASFMDENIVQQRAYHIGMVLGIRLTPADLERPISKELLDTVVIDSYSDPRIENVLKVAREGWTLRDIIYHSVIDYHPATLGDAKETADFLTEWFESGAADGFWILPDAYETDFKRFVDEVVPILQARDVFHKDYEGATLRENMDIPYQYGLDERLR comes from the coding sequence ATGAAAAATACAAATAAACAAATGCTATTAGGTTTAGGATTTACAGGTGCTTTCGGAGCAAACGCGAAAGCCTGGAAAAGCGAAGGTGTTGATATTCACACATATCCCGATATTCAAGCCGATATTCGCTATGCCCAAATGGCCGAGCAAGGAAAGTTTCAATTTATCTTCGTCGGAGATTTCCCAGGAGCTGTGCCAAATGATCATGCACAAGTCCCTTCAATGTCATTAGAACCTATCATCACATCTACAGCAATCTTACAACAGACAAAGCATATCGGGGTGGCATCTACAGTCCATACCCAGTGGAATTATCCATATACAGTAGCACGTCAGTTTAAAGGAATCGATCTGATGAGCGGGGGTCGTATAGCATGGAATGCCGTGACAGGTTCTAGTCAGGATGTTGCAGATAACTTCGGCGTAAACTTGATGGACAGAAAATCAAGATACGAAAATCATTATGAATTCGTTGAAGCCGTTCAACAATTCTGGGGAACTTGGGGTGAAGATGCACTGAAAGCAGATAAAGCTTCAGGCGTGTTTGCAGATTACAGAAAAGTAAACCCTGCTTATATTTCAGGAAAACATGTACAAGCAAATGGTGCCCTCGCCATCCCCCCTTCTCCACAAGGACAACCGGTGATCTTCCACTCTGGAGGATCACCAGACAGCATTGCTTTTGCTGGACGATATGCAAGCGCAATGATTGGTGAAGTGTGGACAATCGAGCAAGGTGTGGCAACGCGCAATGCGCTAAGACAAGCGGCGATAGATGCCGGAAGAAATCCAGATGAAATTAAATTCATCGCAGGACTCATGCCCGTCATCGCAGACTCTAGACGTGAAGCACTGGATAGACACGCTAGCTTCATGGATGAAAATATCGTGCAGCAACGTGCTTACCATATCGGAATGGTGTTAGGAATCAGATTAACACCAGCTGACCTAGAAAGACCAATCTCTAAAGAACTATTAGACACAGTTGTGATCGATAGCTACTCTGACCCACGTATCGAGAACGTACTGAAAGTCGCACGAGAAGGATGGACATTACGCGATATCATCTATCATTCCGTTATCGACTATCACCCAGCAACGCTAGGCGATGCCAAAGAGACAGCTGACTTCTTAACTGAATGGTTTGAATCAGGCGCAGCAGATGGCTTCTGGATACTACCTGATGCCTATGAGACAGACTTCAAACGATTCGTAGACGAAGTCGTACCAATCCTCCAAGCACGTGACGTCTTCCATAAAGACTATGAAGGCGCGACATTACGCGAGAATATGGACATCCCGTATCAATATGGATTAGATGAAAGATTGAGATAG
- a CDS encoding DUF3139 domain-containing protein has product MKKREAIEEVKTRETHYDLKLNKFYEEIVFKDEPGLEYEM; this is encoded by the coding sequence TTGAAAAAAAGAGAAGCAATAGAAGAAGTGAAAACACGAGAAACGCATTATGATTTGAAATTGAATAAATTTTACGAAGAGATTGTCTTTAAAGATGAACCAGGTTTAGAATATGAAATGTGA
- a CDS encoding (deoxy)nucleoside triphosphate pyrophosphohydrolase translates to MKKYIKVVGAVIVKDGKILCAQRNEHTSLPLMWEFPGGKIEGNETSEEALIRELMEEMQCEISVGKKIVTTVHEYDFATIELTTFYAEMLNDQIVLEEHVDMKWLTPSELDTIKWAPADVEAVKKIMKNA, encoded by the coding sequence ATGAAAAAGTATATTAAAGTTGTCGGCGCTGTAATTGTAAAAGACGGTAAAATCTTATGTGCTCAAAGAAATGAACATACATCGCTACCTCTAATGTGGGAATTCCCAGGTGGAAAAATTGAAGGGAATGAAACATCAGAAGAGGCATTGATACGTGAATTGATGGAAGAAATGCAATGTGAGATCTCTGTTGGTAAGAAAATTGTAACAACTGTGCACGAATATGACTTTGCAACTATAGAATTAACAACATTCTATGCTGAAATGTTAAATGACCAGATTGTATTAGAAGAACACGTTGATATGAAATGGTTAACGCCAAGTGAATTAGATACAATTAAATGGGCGCCTGCTGATGTTGAAGCAGTGAAAAAAATAATGAAGAACGCTTAA
- a CDS encoding DUF3427 domain-containing protein: MKYLNNSNHTYIYESLENYNLFSKDVLLHKNNLSKEDSVKYFLNKNELEMYRDLSEELKINYNNFSKYITKISNTKYDRFPFQISLIGDKKLEKYKYEIRKNFSLLETKLITNDHNTYNYMIDQLKNELLTCDSFDIIVSFIRGSGLNMLVNTLNILRELGIKGRIITSTYMNVTQPEALRKLLEYKNIDVKIYQSSKIDDSFHTKAYLFHRKNNMNSVIVGSSNITKAALKTGEEWNIRTYEKASDSVYISTQERYDILWNSDKVVKLSDELISKYENFIEVNKVIYPISQSFNIKKTNNNIIQPNSMQKEAIKNLLISIDKGHKRGIAIAATGTGKTYLSAMAAQKLNPRNVLFIAHRNELLESGMKTFKKIFNDQKDDEFAKYKGEQRIIKKYTFASIKTLVKDIGKMEPETFDIIIIDEFHHATASNYMKVINHFSPRFLLGLTATPERTDGGDVYELAEYNVISDVRLKHALESELLVPFQYYGISDDTVDLADRDGISVEEITKKLSTNKRVEFIIKKMNQFTLSGPMKAIGFCQNIVHAQYMNEEFKKRGYYSTILTGNNTDEERQEAINDLQSNKNSLEIIFTVDLFNEGVDIPQINLILFLRPTESSIIFTQQLGRGLRTYANKEYLTVLDFVTNDRKNYLVPIALSGDPTFMGRGKLKSIVENNFNNLSNQVHIELDYKSKEDILKNIDNTTFYSAENIKRIVKSFLEEVRIIQRDNDYTLNILDFYNFENAPDLFTVFSGSYNNLSQLNKSIKSQSVIDDKINNDSFYTFIFNEVTKILPLRRIFDYIILLDVLINNKSSTKNIKYLFKEMLSIELDKSSIEKIEYSIERLTKLKYKKQPFLHLTNYEITLDKNFKVDDDVRLILKDYLQYGFFTYKKEFEPKLINREIDLYLYEQYKRTDVLALIGYNKAIDSLREGVLQYKGNYYLFVNLFKDEEAKENKLNYQDYFINNSKFHWQSQNQTSQSSPTGQNLIHHVKNNKKVHLFVRREKKEEGVVMPFYYVGELEFVSASGNKPISIEWNLKKEIPMKLLNEFTVNNEVRY; encoded by the coding sequence ATGAAATATTTAAATAACAGTAATCACACATATATTTATGAAAGTTTAGAAAATTATAATTTATTTTCAAAAGACGTATTACTACATAAAAATAATCTTTCTAAAGAAGATTCGGTTAAGTATTTTTTAAATAAAAATGAATTAGAAATGTATAGAGATTTAAGTGAAGAACTTAAAATTAACTATAATAATTTTTCTAAATATATAACAAAGATATCAAATACTAAGTATGATAGGTTTCCATTTCAAATTTCTTTAATCGGAGATAAGAAATTAGAAAAATATAAATATGAAATTCGAAAAAACTTTTCATTATTAGAAACAAAACTAATTACCAACGATCATAACACTTATAATTATATGATAGATCAGTTAAAGAATGAGTTACTTACATGTGACAGTTTTGATATAATTGTTAGTTTTATTAGAGGTTCAGGTCTTAATATGTTAGTTAATACGCTTAATATTTTAAGAGAATTAGGAATAAAAGGGAGAATAATAACATCAACATATATGAATGTTACACAGCCAGAAGCTTTAAGAAAATTATTAGAGTATAAAAATATCGATGTGAAAATTTATCAAAGTTCAAAAATTGATGATAGTTTCCATACGAAAGCTTATTTATTTCATAGAAAGAATAATATGAACTCAGTGATAGTAGGTTCATCTAACATTACAAAAGCTGCTTTAAAAACAGGTGAGGAATGGAATATTAGAACTTATGAGAAAGCTAGTGATTCTGTGTATATAAGCACTCAAGAAAGATATGATATTTTATGGAATTCAGATAAAGTTGTTAAGTTAAGTGATGAATTGATTTCAAAATATGAAAACTTTATTGAAGTAAACAAAGTAATATATCCAATTAGCCAGTCATTCAACATAAAGAAAACGAATAATAATATAATTCAACCAAACTCTATGCAGAAAGAAGCCATTAAAAATCTACTAATATCAATTGATAAAGGTCATAAACGTGGAATTGCTATTGCTGCTACAGGGACAGGAAAAACTTATTTATCCGCAATGGCTGCACAAAAACTTAATCCAAGAAATGTACTATTTATTGCTCATCGTAATGAGTTATTAGAAAGTGGTATGAAAACTTTTAAAAAAATATTTAATGATCAAAAAGATGATGAGTTTGCCAAATATAAAGGTGAGCAAAGAATAATCAAAAAATATACCTTCGCTTCTATAAAAACACTTGTCAAAGATATTGGAAAAATGGAACCTGAGACTTTTGACATAATAATAATTGATGAGTTTCATCATGCAACAGCTAGTAACTATATGAAAGTTATCAATCATTTTTCACCACGATTTTTATTAGGTTTAACTGCTACTCCTGAAAGAACAGATGGTGGAGATGTTTACGAACTAGCAGAATACAACGTTATTAGTGATGTTAGATTGAAACACGCCTTAGAAAGTGAATTACTAGTTCCGTTTCAATACTACGGTATAAGTGATGATACAGTCGATTTGGCAGATAGAGATGGAATTAGTGTAGAAGAAATCACGAAAAAGCTAAGTACTAATAAACGTGTAGAATTTATTATTAAGAAAATGAATCAATTTACTTTAAGCGGTCCGATGAAAGCAATAGGATTTTGTCAAAATATAGTACATGCACAATATATGAATGAGGAATTTAAAAAAAGAGGATATTATTCAACTATATTAACTGGTAATAATACTGATGAAGAACGTCAAGAAGCAATAAATGATTTACAGTCTAATAAAAATTCATTGGAAATCATTTTTACAGTTGATCTATTTAATGAAGGTGTAGATATCCCTCAAATTAATTTAATTCTATTCTTGAGACCAACTGAATCTTCAATAATATTTACGCAACAATTAGGAAGAGGCTTGAGAACATATGCAAATAAAGAATATTTAACTGTACTTGATTTTGTTACAAATGATCGAAAGAATTATCTCGTACCGATAGCATTATCTGGTGATCCTACTTTTATGGGAAGAGGTAAGTTGAAATCTATAGTTGAAAACAATTTTAATAACTTATCGAACCAAGTGCATATTGAATTAGATTATAAATCTAAAGAAGACATTTTAAAAAATATAGATAATACAACATTTTATAGTGCAGAAAATATTAAAAGGATAGTTAAATCATTTCTTGAAGAAGTAAGAATAATTCAAAGAGATAATGACTACACATTAAATATATTAGATTTTTATAATTTTGAGAATGCGCCCGATCTGTTTACTGTTTTTAGCGGAAGCTATAATAACTTGTCACAATTAAATAAATCAATAAAATCTCAATCTGTAATTGATGATAAAATAAATAATGATAGCTTTTATACATTTATATTTAATGAAGTAACGAAAATATTACCTTTAAGAAGAATTTTTGATTATATAATTTTATTAGATGTACTTATAAATAATAAATCATCTACAAAAAATATAAAATATTTATTTAAAGAAATGCTTTCAATTGAATTAGATAAATCATCTATTGAAAAGATAGAATATTCTATCGAAAGGTTAACAAAATTAAAGTATAAAAAACAACCTTTTTTACATTTAACAAATTACGAAATAACTCTAGATAAAAATTTTAAAGTTGATGATGATGTAAGGTTGATATTAAAAGATTATCTACAATATGGATTTTTTACATACAAGAAAGAATTTGAGCCTAAATTAATTAATAGAGAAATAGATTTATATTTGTATGAGCAGTATAAGAGGACAGATGTTCTAGCTTTAATTGGATATAATAAGGCAATTGATTCATTACGTGAAGGAGTTCTGCAGTATAAAGGTAACTATTATTTATTTGTTAATTTATTTAAGGATGAAGAAGCGAAAGAAAATAAGTTAAACTATCAAGATTATTTTATTAATAATTCTAAGTTTCATTGGCAATCTCAAAATCAAACAAGTCAGAGTTCTCCAACAGGACAAAATTTAATACATCATGTAAAAAATAATAAGAAAGTTCATTTGTTTGTTAGAAGAGAAAAGAAAGAAGAAGGAGTAGTAATGCCATTTTACTACGTAGGGGAATTAGAATTTGTAAGTGCGTCAGGGAATAAGCCCATTTCTATCGAATGGAACTTAAAAAAAGAAATTCCAATGAAATTACTTAATGAATTCACTGTAAATAATGAAGTACGCTATTAA
- a CDS encoding putative hydro-lyase has translation MNLQSALPSEIRALIRDNKLIQHTSGMAKGYIQANVVILPERYAYDFLKFCYRNPKSCPLLDITEVGEFSFPKYGPGADIRTDVGEYYVYRDGVHVETRHDIKDLYRDDMVAFIIGCSFTFEHALLDADIPVRHIEEGHNVPMYITNIPTEQSGVFHGPTTVSMRPMTMAQAIRASEITTHFKGAHGAPLHIGDPAAIGIKDINNPDFGEAVEIRDGEVPVFWGCGVTPQSVCLNVKPEMMITHAPGYMFITDIKESELLY, from the coding sequence ATGAATTTACAATCTGCTCTACCATCTGAAATTCGCGCTTTGATTCGCGACAACAAACTCATCCAGCATACGTCTGGCATGGCTAAGGGGTACATCCAGGCGAATGTTGTGATATTGCCTGAACGTTATGCTTATGATTTCCTTAAGTTCTGTTACCGTAATCCAAAGTCTTGTCCTTTACTTGATATTACTGAGGTTGGGGAATTTTCTTTTCCGAAGTATGGTCCTGGTGCGGATATTCGTACGGATGTGGGTGAATACTATGTCTACCGTGATGGCGTGCATGTTGAGACGCGTCATGATATTAAAGATTTATATCGCGACGATATGGTAGCTTTCATTATTGGCTGTAGCTTTACATTTGAACATGCATTGCTTGATGCTGATATTCCCGTGCGTCATATAGAGGAAGGTCATAATGTGCCGATGTATATTACGAATATTCCTACTGAACAAAGTGGTGTCTTCCACGGACCTACAACAGTGAGCATGCGTCCGATGACAATGGCTCAGGCGATTCGAGCGTCTGAGATTACAACGCATTTCAAAGGTGCACATGGTGCTCCGCTTCATATCGGCGATCCTGCTGCAATCGGCATCAAAGATATTAATAACCCTGACTTCGGGGAAGCTGTAGAGATACGCGACGGCGAGGTTCCTGTATTCTGGGGATGCGGCGTAACACCTCAGTCAGTGTGTCTGAATGTTAAGCCTGAAATGATGATTACTCATGCACCAGGATATATGTTTATCACGGATATTAAAGAAAGTGAATTGTTGTATTAA
- a CDS encoding ABC transporter ATP-binding protein — MIDIQQLQFKYNKQKTFGPVTMHLDAGKVHVMIGENGAGKSTLIKLMLGELKAKAGSLQAPEQINYMPDDLQFPPYLKISEIIKMLQRIKGSTSNDALAQVGLDDNREQFVKSLSKGMRQRLNLAQSLIGDATFIIMDEPTNGLDPLWIFKLQDIIREQKAQGKTLFITTHQLNFAQAIADELYVLRDGLIVHQSENHFEDVESLIKLYRGI; from the coding sequence ATGATAGACATACAGCAATTACAATTCAAATATAATAAACAGAAGACATTCGGGCCAGTCACAATGCATCTTGACGCAGGGAAAGTGCACGTGATGATAGGAGAGAATGGTGCTGGAAAGAGTACACTCATCAAACTCATGCTCGGTGAACTAAAAGCGAAGGCAGGCTCATTGCAAGCACCAGAACAAATCAACTATATGCCTGATGACCTGCAGTTTCCACCATACTTGAAAATCAGCGAAATCATTAAGATGCTTCAAAGAATTAAAGGAAGCACATCAAATGATGCATTAGCACAAGTTGGACTAGATGATAATCGAGAACAATTTGTTAAATCATTATCTAAAGGCATGCGACAACGCCTCAACCTCGCACAAAGCTTAATTGGAGACGCAACATTTATTATTATGGATGAACCGACAAATGGTTTAGATCCATTATGGATATTCAAGCTGCAGGATATAATTCGTGAGCAAAAGGCACAAGGGAAGACGCTATTCATAACGACACATCAACTCAATTTTGCGCAGGCAATCGCAGATGAACTGTATGTTCTGAGAGATGGACTGATTGTCCATCAATCTGAGAATCACTTTGAGGATGTCGAATCGCTGATTAAGCTCTATCGTGGCATATGA
- a CDS encoding ABC transporter permease, with the protein MIWMELKQSLRNPVFYITAIIYIITFILASLFQTGTEHSNLFQMNYALSIELLIVPLFILSIGSMTVAHHNETGWLKLLKTYPMRYRSYIFGHYITIVLLYTMMLAISIVMGIIIGVHMEFVFILLSFIMILIFSSIAVWIGIISRNRLSAIGIALCFWTLWLLIIPFTIIALNDQLNRQMLFQALVANIHLNPVDLIRMLYYYWTEQLALLGPGFYNYSNWLKGIGHYILYINIMLFIGVPLVLSYITMLRVRRSK; encoded by the coding sequence ATGATCTGGATGGAACTGAAACAAAGTCTGCGTAATCCGGTGTTCTATATCACAGCAATCATCTATATCATTACATTTATACTCGCAAGCTTATTTCAAACAGGGACAGAGCACTCCAATCTATTTCAGATGAACTATGCGCTCAGTATTGAACTGCTGATCGTCCCATTATTCATTCTATCTATCGGCAGTATGACCGTAGCACATCATAATGAAACAGGATGGCTGAAGTTACTAAAGACTTATCCGATGCGTTATAGAAGCTATATATTCGGCCACTATATTACTATCGTACTGCTCTATACAATGATGCTCGCCATCAGTATCGTGATGGGTATCATTATCGGTGTACATATGGAATTCGTCTTCATATTACTATCATTCATCATGATTCTCATATTCTCAAGTATCGCAGTATGGATTGGCATCATCTCAAGAAATCGACTCAGTGCAATTGGTATTGCACTCTGTTTCTGGACGCTGTGGCTACTCATCATCCCATTTACAATCATTGCATTGAATGATCAATTGAACCGACAGATGCTCTTTCAAGCATTAGTAGCAAATATTCATCTCAATCCAGTCGACCTTATCCGCATGCTGTACTATTACTGGACAGAGCAACTCGCATTACTTGGACCAGGATTCTACAATTACAGTAACTGGCTGAAAGGCATTGGTCACTACATCCTATATATCAATATTATGTTATTTATCGGTGTACCGCTCGTATTGAGCTATATTACGATGTTAAGGGTGAGGAGAAGTAAATGA